From one Oceanimonas doudoroffii genomic stretch:
- a CDS encoding SpoVR family protein, with amino-acid sequence MAQALKKRRPLSDGPDWTFDLLESYHKEIARIANSYGLDTYPNQIEIITGEQMMDAYSSIGMPIGYHHWSYGKKFIQTEQNYKRGQMGLAYEIVINSNPCIAYLMEENTMPMQALVMAHACYGHNSFFKNNYLFKTWTDAESIIDYLLFAKHYITECEEKYGVSEVESLLDSCHALMNYGVDRYKRPQKLSLAEERRRQKAREAYLQTQVNELWRTLPRMDDSKEKQKLRYPREPEENLLYFIEKHAPLLEPWQREIVRIVRKISQYFYPQKQTQVMNEGWATFWHYTICQHMYDEGLVTDKFMMEILHSHTNVVYQPPYNSKYYSGINPYALGFAMFQDLRRICEQPTEEDKAWFPDIAGADWVKTLHFAMENFKDESFVSQFLSPKVMRDFHLFAVADDDTRNYLEISAIHDESGYRALRQTMSNQYNLSNLEPNIQVYNVEVKGDRSLTLRHVPHNRIPLSDSCHEVIKHVHRLWGFDVLLEQEEADGSGTLLSRCPTKQEPKA; translated from the coding sequence ATGGCACAAGCACTCAAAAAGCGCCGGCCGCTCAGCGACGGGCCGGACTGGACCTTCGACTTGCTCGAGTCCTACCACAAGGAAATTGCCCGAATCGCCAACAGTTACGGGCTTGATACCTACCCCAACCAGATAGAGATCATTACCGGCGAACAGATGATGGATGCCTATTCCAGCATCGGCATGCCTATTGGCTACCATCATTGGTCCTACGGCAAGAAGTTCATTCAGACCGAGCAAAACTACAAGCGTGGCCAGATGGGACTGGCCTACGAGATCGTCATCAACTCCAACCCCTGCATCGCCTACCTGATGGAGGAAAACACCATGCCCATGCAGGCGCTGGTGATGGCCCACGCCTGCTATGGCCACAACTCCTTTTTCAAGAACAACTACCTGTTCAAGACCTGGACCGATGCCGAGTCGATTATCGATTACCTGCTGTTTGCCAAGCACTACATTACCGAATGCGAAGAAAAGTACGGCGTATCCGAGGTGGAGAGCCTGCTGGATAGCTGCCATGCCCTGATGAACTATGGGGTGGATCGCTATAAACGGCCGCAGAAACTGTCACTGGCGGAAGAGCGTCGGCGCCAGAAGGCCCGCGAAGCCTACCTGCAGACCCAGGTCAATGAATTGTGGCGCACCCTGCCCCGCATGGATGATTCAAAAGAAAAGCAAAAGCTGCGTTATCCTCGAGAGCCGGAAGAGAACCTGCTGTATTTTATTGAAAAGCACGCACCTCTGCTGGAACCCTGGCAGCGCGAAATCGTGCGCATCGTGCGCAAGATAAGCCAGTATTTCTACCCGCAGAAACAGACGCAGGTCATGAATGAAGGCTGGGCCACTTTCTGGCATTACACCATCTGCCAGCACATGTACGACGAGGGCCTGGTTACCGACAAGTTCATGATGGAAATACTGCACAGCCATACCAATGTGGTATATCAGCCCCCCTATAACAGCAAGTATTACTCGGGCATCAACCCTTACGCCCTGGGTTTTGCCATGTTTCAGGATCTGCGCCGTATCTGCGAGCAGCCCACCGAGGAAGACAAGGCCTGGTTTCCGGATATCGCAGGAGCCGACTGGGTCAAAACCCTGCACTTTGCCATGGAAAACTTCAAGGACGAGAGTTTCGTCAGCCAGTTTCTTTCCCCCAAGGTCATGCGTGACTTTCACCTGTTCGCCGTGGCCGACGACGACACCCGCAATTATCTGGAGATTTCCGCCATTCACGACGAATCCGGCTACCGGGCCCTGCGCCAGACCATGTCGAACCAGTACAACCTGTCCAACCTGGAGCCCAACATTCAGGTGTACAACGTGGAGGTCAAGGGAGACCGTTCATTGACCCTGCGCCACGTGCCCCACAATCGTATTCCTCTGTCGGATTCCTGCCATGAGGTGATCAAACACGTGCACCGGCTGTGGGGCTTTGATGTGTTGCTGGAGCAGGAAGAAGCCGATGGCAGCGGCACCCTGCTGAGCCGCTGCCCCACCAAGCAGGAGCCAAAGGCCTGA
- the fadR gene encoding fatty acid metabolism transcriptional regulator FadR, translated as MVIKAQSPAGFAEEYIIESIWNSRFPPGSILPAERELSELIGVTRTTLREVLHRLARDGWLTIRHGKPTRVNNFWETSGLNILETLARLDADKRPELIEHLLSARTHISTIFIRGAIRHDPDAALQALDGHDYLNNEAEAYASYDYRLHQRLAFASGNPIYGLILNGFKGLYCRVGRYYFSLGAARALAADYYRALAAHVRAGQAEDVAELIRDYGKASGRLWQDMREQLPDTLVQP; from the coding sequence ATGGTCATCAAGGCACAGAGCCCCGCCGGGTTTGCGGAAGAATATATCATAGAGTCCATCTGGAACAGCCGCTTTCCGCCCGGCTCTATTCTGCCGGCAGAGCGTGAGCTGTCGGAGTTGATTGGCGTTACCCGCACCACCTTGCGGGAAGTGCTGCACCGTCTGGCCCGCGATGGCTGGCTGACCATTCGGCACGGCAAACCGACCCGGGTCAACAATTTCTGGGAAACCTCCGGCCTCAACATTCTCGAGACCCTGGCGCGGCTCGATGCCGACAAGCGGCCCGAGCTTATCGAGCACCTGCTCTCGGCTCGCACCCACATCAGCACCATCTTTATTCGCGGTGCCATTCGCCATGATCCCGACGCCGCGCTTCAGGCCCTGGACGGCCATGACTATCTAAACAACGAGGCCGAGGCCTACGCCAGCTATGACTACCGCTTGCATCAGCGCCTGGCCTTTGCTTCTGGCAATCCCATCTACGGACTTATTCTGAACGGCTTTAAAGGTTTGTACTGTCGGGTGGGGCGATACTACTTTTCCCTTGGCGCCGCGCGGGCCCTGGCCGCCGACTATTACCGTGCCCTGGCCGCGCATGTGCGGGCAGGGCAGGCGGAGGACGTGGCGGAGCTGATTCGGGACTATGGCAAGGCGTCGGGTCGTCTGTGGCAGGACATGCGCGAGCAACTGCCCGACACCCTGGTGCAGCCCTAA